A stretch of Thermococcus bergensis DNA encodes these proteins:
- a CDS encoding CDP-2,3-bis-(O-geranylgeranyl)-sn-glycerol synthase, whose translation MNELLEALWYILPAYFANASPVIFRGKKPIDFGKNFTDGRRILGDGKTWRGFFGGLCAGVLVGIIQYYLKPDFYGSFSLALKLAFALSFGALLGDLVGSFVKRRVGMERGYPAVGLDQWGFLVSALVLAYPIKTLTTGQVLFLLVVTPFIHWGANVLAYKLGWKSVPW comes from the coding sequence ATGAACGAGCTGTTGGAAGCCCTGTGGTACATTCTCCCGGCATACTTTGCAAACGCTTCCCCGGTAATTTTCAGGGGCAAAAAACCAATAGACTTTGGAAAAAATTTTACTGACGGAAGGCGAATTCTCGGCGATGGAAAAACCTGGAGAGGCTTTTTTGGGGGACTCTGTGCAGGGGTTTTAGTTGGGATTATCCAGTATTACCTCAAGCCCGATTTCTACGGCTCTTTTTCTCTCGCCTTAAAGCTTGCCTTTGCGCTCTCCTTTGGAGCCCTTCTTGGAGATCTAGTCGGTAGCTTTGTCAAGAGACGGGTAGGCATGGAGAGAGGTTATCCGGCAGTTGGTCTCGACCAATGGGGCTTTTTAGTTTCTGCACTGGTTTTAGCTTATCCAATAAAGACTCTCACAACCGGACAGGTTCTGTTCCTTCTCGTTGTGACTCCATTCATTCATTGGGGAGCTAACGTTTTAGCGTACAAGCTGGGATGGAAAAGCGTTCCATGGTAA
- a CDS encoding Lrp/AsnC ligand binding domain-containing protein, whose protein sequence is MKAFILLVTKGDNSEIMKSLNSFPCVLEAHRLYGDYDIIVKVKVQDIHELSKLKNKLLNESSALYAEVLIIEEG, encoded by the coding sequence ATGAAAGCCTTCATACTACTAGTCACAAAGGGAGATAATAGTGAAATTATGAAAAGCTTGAATTCCTTTCCATGCGTATTAGAAGCGCACAGGCTTTATGGAGATTACGATATAATCGTTAAAGTTAAGGTACAAGATATTCATGAGCTTTCAAAGCTCAAGAATAAACTTTTGAATGAAAGCTCAGCTTTGTATGCTGAAGTGCTGATCATTGAGGAGGGATAA
- a CDS encoding molybdenum cofactor biosynthesis protein MoaE, with translation MKIKLFKKPDDFDIAKAIELVSSPKSGGIAIFLGKVRDESHGRRVRKLVYEAYEEMAIEEMKRIREEALEKFPILDMVIWHRYGELEVGENTILIVAAGKHRKEAFEACIWTVDEVKKRVPIWKKEVTDEGVFWIEGEKAVPDKKVH, from the coding sequence TTGAAGATTAAGCTGTTTAAAAAGCCTGATGATTTTGACATTGCTAAAGCAATTGAGCTTGTTTCATCCCCGAAAAGCGGGGGAATCGCCATATTTCTCGGAAAAGTTAGAGACGAAAGCCACGGCAGAAGGGTTAGAAAGCTCGTTTACGAGGCTTACGAGGAAATGGCGATAGAGGAAATGAAAAGAATTCGCGAAGAGGCACTAGAAAAATTTCCGATATTAGATATGGTAATATGGCATCGGTATGGGGAGCTTGAAGTTGGGGAGAACACAATTCTCATAGTTGCCGCTGGAAAGCACAGAAAAGAAGCATTTGAAGCCTGCATTTGGACTGTTGATGAAGTGAAAAAGAGAGTACCAATTTGGAAGAAAGAAGTGACAGATGAAGGTGTTTTTTGGATTGAAGGAGAAAAAGCAGTGCCAGACAAAAAGGTGCATTAG
- a CDS encoding adenosine-specific kinase translates to MVKIEVVEVEKPEGVECIIGQGNFSIFTVDDLARALLTAVPGIKFGIAMNEAKPQLTRYTGNDKELEELAAKNALKIGAGHVFVILMKNAFPINVLNTVKNHPAVAMVYGASENPMQVIVAETDLGRSVLGIVDGKAATRIETDEQKKERRELVERIGYIID, encoded by the coding sequence ATGGTTAAGATAGAAGTTGTTGAAGTAGAAAAACCAGAAGGAGTAGAGTGCATCATTGGTCAGGGAAACTTCTCAATCTTCACCGTTGATGACTTGGCTAGGGCTCTTCTCACAGCGGTTCCGGGAATAAAGTTCGGGATTGCTATGAACGAGGCGAAGCCACAGCTTACCAGATACACCGGAAACGATAAAGAACTAGAAGAATTGGCCGCAAAGAACGCTCTAAAAATTGGAGCAGGCCATGTTTTTGTGATACTCATGAAAAACGCCTTCCCAATAAACGTGCTCAACACAGTAAAGAACCACCCAGCAGTGGCTATGGTATATGGCGCCAGTGAGAACCCCATGCAAGTCATAGTAGCCGAAACAGATCTTGGACGCTCTGTACTCGGAATAGTAGATGGAAAAGCAGCAACCAGAATTGAAACCGACGAACAGAAGAAGGAGAGAAGAGAGCTTGTTGAAAGAATTGGCTACATTATAGACTAA
- a CDS encoding ubiquitin-like small modifier protein 1, protein MKIRVRYFARFRELAGTGEEEIELPEGSKIRDLLEKIKELHPKFKEEVFGEDYDDNADVNVSKNGRYASFDEELEDGDIVALFPPTSGG, encoded by the coding sequence ATGAAGATAAGAGTAAGGTATTTTGCCCGTTTTAGGGAACTGGCTGGGACGGGAGAGGAAGAAATCGAGCTTCCCGAAGGGAGCAAGATAAGAGATCTCCTCGAGAAGATAAAAGAACTCCATCCAAAGTTCAAGGAAGAAGTCTTCGGCGAGGATTATGACGATAATGCAGACGTGAATGTTTCAAAAAACGGTAGATACGCTTCCTTCGATGAGGAATTAGAGGATGGAGATATTGTTGCTCTCTTTCCGCCAACGAGTGGTGGATAA
- a CDS encoding GbsR/MarR family transcriptional regulator, with amino-acid sequence MVGVEEAKRIMMEHFANTARRFGLSELYGYIYGVLFFEDEPLSLGEIAERSGYSLSHVSTALKLLENIGLVKRIKKPGDKKAYYTAIKNIQEWRKEAYYKKIEEDVKQTRENLLKALKEVENDKSEEAEKIRQRIEFALQRNAITEKILNIFLKHEDEKVLKALLECLEEKLNSENP; translated from the coding sequence ATGGTGGGAGTTGAGGAAGCTAAAAGGATCATGATGGAGCACTTCGCAAATACCGCAAGAAGATTCGGGTTAAGTGAGCTCTACGGATATATATACGGAGTTCTCTTCTTTGAAGACGAACCGTTAAGCCTAGGAGAAATTGCCGAGAGGAGTGGATACTCGCTTTCTCACGTGAGCACCGCACTGAAGCTCTTAGAAAATATCGGGCTCGTGAAAAGGATCAAAAAGCCAGGTGACAAAAAGGCGTATTACACTGCAATAAAAAACATCCAAGAGTGGAGAAAAGAGGCGTACTACAAAAAAATAGAGGAAGACGTCAAGCAAACCAGAGAAAACCTTTTGAAGGCTTTGAAGGAAGTGGAAAACGATAAAAGCGAAGAGGCAGAGAAAATAAGGCAGAGAATAGAATTTGCACTCCAAAGAAACGCGATTACGGAAAAAATCTTAAATATATTTCTGAAACATGAGGATGAAAAAGTCCTTAAAGCCCTTCTTGAGTGCCTCGAAGAAAAGCTAAATAGTGAAAACCCTTAA
- a CDS encoding ThiF family adenylyltransferase gives MLTERELERYDRQIRIFGVEGQEKLKKSKVAIVGVGGLGSPVAYYLAAAGVNLLLIDEQLPELSNLNRQILHWEEDLGKNPKPISAKWKLERFNSDIEIETFVGKLTKENIEEVLKDVDVIVDCLDNFETRYLLDEFAHKKGIPLVHGAVESLYGQVTTIIPGKTKSLKEIFPVAPKKKEKFPILGATAGVIGTIQAAEVVKLLTGKGELLTNKLLIVDLMHNSFEVIDLED, from the coding sequence ATGCTAACGGAAAGAGAACTGGAAAGGTACGACAGGCAGATTAGGATTTTCGGTGTTGAAGGGCAAGAAAAGCTCAAGAAGAGCAAGGTAGCCATTGTAGGCGTTGGGGGACTTGGAAGTCCTGTGGCATACTATCTTGCTGCTGCAGGGGTAAACCTTTTGCTTATAGACGAACAGTTACCGGAGCTCAGCAATCTGAACAGGCAGATTCTCCATTGGGAAGAAGACCTAGGAAAGAACCCAAAGCCAATATCAGCTAAATGGAAGCTCGAACGCTTTAATTCCGATATAGAGATTGAGACCTTTGTCGGAAAGCTGACAAAGGAGAACATAGAAGAAGTTCTCAAAGACGTTGATGTCATTGTTGATTGCCTAGATAACTTCGAAACGAGGTATCTTCTGGATGAATTCGCCCACAAAAAGGGAATCCCCCTCGTCCATGGAGCTGTTGAGAGTCTTTATGGACAGGTAACTACAATTATCCCCGGAAAAACCAAAAGTCTAAAAGAAATTTTTCCTGTTGCACCAAAGAAAAAAGAGAAGTTCCCTATTCTGGGAGCAACAGCTGGAGTTATAGGGACGATACAGGCAGCAGAAGTTGTAAAGCTATTAACCGGAAAAGGAGAGCTTTTAACGAACAAACTTCTCATAGTTGATTTAATGCACAATTCCTTTGAGGTGATAGACCTTGAAGATTAA
- a CDS encoding FmdE family protein: MSILNKLVSERKAEDILEYAREFHGHVCPYLALGIRASLIAMDELGVGRLDYSESVDESILAIVEVKSCFTDGVQVTTGCTLGNNSLIYLDIGKNALTLVKRSTWEGVRVYIDAERLEKYYPPGAKEFFNKVIRERKGTAEERKQLKELWEKAAKNMLHIPREEFKIEHVNVPPIEQAPIFDSIRCSKCGELTMSRRVVYVDGRPFCLRCAEKEYYAVVGRGIVRIKGR, encoded by the coding sequence ATGTCCATCCTTAACAAGCTTGTAAGTGAGAGAAAAGCAGAAGACATACTCGAATATGCAAGGGAATTTCATGGGCATGTCTGTCCCTATCTAGCTCTTGGGATAAGAGCATCGCTAATTGCAATGGACGAACTGGGAGTCGGAAGACTTGACTACTCGGAGAGTGTAGATGAGAGCATTTTGGCAATAGTCGAGGTTAAAAGTTGCTTTACCGATGGTGTTCAGGTAACCACCGGATGCACACTTGGAAATAATTCCCTAATTTACTTAGATATCGGCAAAAATGCGTTAACTCTTGTTAAACGTTCAACATGGGAAGGAGTTAGGGTTTATATAGATGCCGAAAGACTTGAGAAATACTATCCTCCCGGAGCAAAAGAGTTTTTCAACAAAGTTATAAGAGAAAGAAAAGGGACAGCAGAAGAAAGAAAGCAGCTTAAAGAGCTTTGGGAAAAGGCTGCAAAGAATATGCTCCATATCCCCCGAGAGGAATTTAAAATAGAGCACGTTAATGTACCCCCAATTGAACAGGCTCCCATTTTTGACAGTATCCGCTGCTCAAAGTGTGGAGAACTCACAATGTCGAGAAGAGTGGTTTATGTCGATGGAAGGCCCTTCTGCCTAAGGTGTGCCGAAAAAGAGTACTATGCCGTAGTTGGAAGGGGCATAGTCAGAATTAAGGGGAGGTAA
- a CDS encoding SPASM domain-containing protein codes for MEVSGNDGAFNKARNIVTFAKPPWVEREHSGKLERLILQLGSGKGVFSEVEGIPRSIGCIGNNRFILRDTPMELDLIESVIREFAMISGRDLYLTNYDELSILEEVSHFSVTLPIENVYPVVRIEDFKKASFSTDVKPIVEVRYSRRNMERLQDIEGAHAILLMIKGEEIWSIKNFSFPCEVYIDVLFPGSLRKVDFDLMEAKRIFKAHMTFHPCLSGTLAITPEGFALPCPLLRNFIVGNVKELNLKQILRKRRLKKFWKLKKEDIDGCKLCPFNSTCHDCRALEYYASGDIMGLEYCPLDHPSRHNVQKGFMYKKLI; via the coding sequence ATGGAGGTTAGTGGTAACGATGGGGCCTTTAATAAGGCTCGAAACATCGTTACATTCGCAAAACCTCCATGGGTGGAAAGAGAGCACAGTGGAAAGCTAGAAAGACTTATACTGCAACTTGGCTCAGGAAAGGGAGTGTTTTCAGAAGTTGAAGGGATACCCCGCTCAATCGGGTGCATTGGCAACAACAGATTTATTCTCCGGGATACTCCTATGGAACTCGATCTGATAGAGAGTGTAATAAGGGAGTTCGCAATGATTTCTGGCAGAGACCTGTACCTAACAAATTATGATGAATTATCCATCCTAGAAGAAGTTTCGCACTTTTCCGTGACACTCCCAATTGAAAACGTCTATCCCGTTGTTAGAATTGAAGACTTCAAGAAGGCATCTTTTTCCACAGATGTTAAGCCTATTGTAGAAGTTCGATATTCTAGAAGAAATATGGAAAGGCTTCAAGACATAGAGGGAGCCCACGCAATTCTTCTTATGATCAAAGGAGAGGAAATTTGGAGTATTAAAAATTTCTCGTTCCCGTGTGAGGTTTATATTGACGTTCTCTTTCCGGGCTCACTGAGAAAGGTAGATTTTGATTTAATGGAGGCTAAGAGAATATTTAAGGCACACATGACGTTTCATCCATGTTTAAGCGGCACGCTGGCTATAACCCCAGAAGGCTTTGCCCTCCCTTGTCCCCTTTTGCGGAATTTTATAGTAGGAAACGTGAAAGAGCTAAACCTAAAGCAAATACTCAGAAAGCGCAGATTGAAAAAGTTCTGGAAACTGAAAAAGGAAGATATAGATGGATGCAAACTTTGTCCATTTAACTCTACATGTCATGATTGCAGAGCACTGGAATACTACGCTTCCGGCGATATAATGGGGCTGGAATACTGCCCGTTAGACCATCCCTCGAGACATAACGTCCAAAAAGGTTTTATGTACAAAAAATTAATTTAA
- a CDS encoding IS982 family transposase (programmed frameshift), translated as MVVMNFQQEILIIKSEIYPIISKHYPKNTHREIISLYDLITFAILAHLHFNGVYKHAYRVLIEEMKLFPKIRYNKLTERLNRHEKLLLLAQEELFKKHAREYVRILDSKPIQTKELARKNRKDKEGSSEVISEKPAVGFVPSKKKFYYGYKLTCYSDGNLLALLSVDPANKHDVSVVREKFWVIVEEFSGCFLFLDKGYVSRELEEEFLRFGVVYTPVKRGNQISNLEEKKFYKYLSDFRRRIETLFSKFSEFLLRPSRSVSLRGLAVRILGAILAVNLDRLYNFTGGGN; from the exons GTGGTTGTTATGAACTTTCAGCAGGAAATCCTGATCATAAAATCCGAAATCTATCCGATAATCAGCAAACACTACCCGAAAAACACTCACAGGGAAATAATCAGCCTCTACGACCTAATAACCTTCGCAATACTAGCACACTTGCACTTTAACGGAGTTTACAAGCACGCTTACAGAGTCCTAATCGAAGAAATGAAACTGTTCCCCAAAATCAGGTACAACAAACTAACAGAACGCTTGAACAGGCACGAAAAACTCCTACTCCTAGCACAGGAAGAATTATTCAAAAAACACGCCAGAGAATACGTTAGAATACTGGACTCAAAGCCCATTCAGACCAAGGAGTTGGCCAGAAAAAACAGGAAGGATAAGGAGGGTTCTTCAGAAGTCATCTCTGAAAAGCCCGCAGTTGGGTTTGTTCCCTCTA AAAAAAAGTTTTACTATGGGTACAAGCTGACCTGTTACTCTGATGGAAATTTGCTGGCTTTACTGTCTGTTGATCCGGCGAATAAGCATGATGTGAGTGTTGTCCGGGAAAAGTTCTGGGTGATTGTTGAGGAGTTTTCCGGCTGTTTTCTGTTTTTGGATAAGGGGTATGTTAGCAGGGAACTCGAGGAGGAGTTTTTGAGGTTTGGCGTTGTTTACACGCCAGTAAAGCGGGGGAATCAGATTAGTAATCTGGAGGAGAAGAAGTTTTACAAGTACTTGTCTGACTTTCGCAGGAGGATTGAGACTTTGTTTTCGAAGTTTTCTGAGTTTCTTCTGAGGCCGAGCAGGAGTGTTAGTTTGAGGGGGTTAGCTGTCAGGATTTTAGGGGCGATTCTGGCCGTGAATCTGGACAGATTATACAACTTCACAGGTGGTGGGAACTAG
- a CDS encoding B12-binding domain-containing radical SAM protein — translation MPAYDLVDSKTYRATILGENARIASVETSRGCPYNCEFCSASAMWGHAWRFKSNERVIEELGFIKSLGYNWVFFVDDNFVVPFKYEERLKLLDAIIENGLNEINFIIQIRADIISKHPEIAKKLADAGVRVAFMGIESGSEEVLNSMRKGLRKNDTLRAVQLLSEQGIITYGGVIIGAPYESRKDRKATYKFVQMLGDHGLDALQISIYTPLPGSDSFYKALKERSLLTLNWDLYDVLRPVIRTKEKLWRLYFESREKTYMFYFKKWLHSVMGKAEEYSKPVLSSAKGYVVRRMPHYIKNFLKLPVESFLVQKRILNSAKKLDESTIRILEEVYTRHVMAYLRMFHEAMNQKRKTKV, via the coding sequence ATGCCCGCCTATGACCTTGTTGATTCAAAAACATACAGGGCAACAATTCTCGGGGAAAACGCAAGGATAGCCTCTGTGGAGACTTCAAGGGGATGCCCTTACAACTGTGAGTTCTGCAGTGCCTCGGCGATGTGGGGGCACGCATGGAGATTCAAGAGCAATGAGAGGGTAATTGAAGAGCTGGGCTTCATAAAAAGCCTCGGCTACAACTGGGTTTTCTTTGTTGATGATAACTTCGTTGTTCCCTTCAAATATGAAGAGAGGCTTAAGCTTCTCGATGCTATAATAGAGAACGGGCTCAACGAGATTAACTTTATCATACAGATAAGGGCAGATATAATATCAAAACATCCCGAAATTGCCAAAAAGCTTGCGGATGCAGGTGTTAGAGTTGCTTTTATGGGAATTGAATCTGGAAGTGAAGAAGTTCTTAATAGCATGAGAAAGGGGTTAAGAAAGAATGACACACTGAGAGCTGTTCAACTGCTCAGCGAGCAGGGAATAATCACTTATGGCGGAGTCATTATTGGAGCACCCTACGAGTCAAGGAAAGACAGAAAAGCAACTTACAAGTTCGTTCAAATGCTCGGTGATCATGGTTTAGATGCCCTCCAGATATCAATATACACTCCACTGCCTGGCAGTGACTCCTTCTATAAGGCACTCAAAGAGAGGTCTCTTTTGACACTTAATTGGGATCTTTATGACGTTCTACGACCGGTAATCAGAACAAAAGAAAAGCTCTGGAGGCTGTACTTTGAAAGTAGGGAAAAGACGTATATGTTTTACTTCAAGAAGTGGCTTCATAGCGTTATGGGGAAAGCTGAGGAGTATTCAAAGCCCGTTCTGAGCAGCGCTAAAGGCTACGTTGTCCGAAGGATGCCTCACTACATAAAGAACTTTCTGAAGCTTCCAGTGGAGAGCTTTCTTGTTCAGAAGAGAATATTAAACTCCGCGAAGAAGCTTGACGAGAGCACTATTAGAATTCTCGAAGAGGTTTATACGCGTCACGTCATGGCTTATCTAAGAATGTTTCACGAAGCTATGAACCAGAAAAGGAAAACAAAAGTCTAA
- a CDS encoding Lrp/AsnC family transcriptional regulator, with protein sequence MDEIIDTLDLRLLKELKENSRENIASLSKKLGIPRTTVHYRIKKLVNEGVIEKFTIKPNYKKLNLGTTAFILARYEPGSGLTQREVAKKIAQIEEVYEVHIIAGEWDLLIKARASSAEDIGRVVIDKLREIKGVGQTVTMVSFVTVKEEL encoded by the coding sequence ATGGACGAGATAATAGACACACTTGATTTAAGACTGCTTAAAGAGCTTAAGGAGAATTCGAGGGAGAATATAGCCAGTTTAAGTAAAAAGCTGGGCATTCCAAGGACAACTGTCCACTATAGAATAAAGAAGCTCGTAAATGAGGGTGTCATAGAAAAATTCACCATCAAACCCAACTACAAGAAGCTAAATTTGGGGACTACAGCGTTCATTCTCGCAAGGTATGAGCCCGGTTCAGGGCTAACACAGAGGGAAGTCGCTAAAAAAATAGCTCAAATTGAAGAGGTTTATGAGGTCCACATAATTGCCGGAGAATGGGACCTTCTGATAAAGGCAAGAGCCTCTTCGGCTGAAGACATAGGAAGAGTTGTAATCGATAAACTTAGAGAGATAAAGGGTGTCGGGCAGACCGTGACCATGGTTTCCTTTGTTACCGTGAAAGAAGAACTCTAG
- a CDS encoding IS6 family transposase has product MKSETIIYWVVSALKPFRRNKIPPEKKIRGVELYLRGLSYRQTARILKISHVTVWEAVQKLAEAVYKPKILAVKKQRNFIAVDETVIKINGKKRFLWAAIDVESKEVLAVWITTVRNWWVARDFILVVLKSCEGQPVFLVDRASWYKSAFKSLGLGYLHVTFGPRNSVERWFRTLKERTKRFWNNFRSEDWRRVHRFVFLFAFWYNFVRIHSSFGGPPGDFAEWLQEVMPQLS; this is encoded by the coding sequence ATGAAGTCTGAAACCATTATTTACTGGGTGGTTTCAGCCTTAAAACCCTTTCGTCGCAACAAAATCCCACCAGAAAAGAAAATCAGGGGAGTAGAATTATACCTGCGAGGCCTCAGTTACCGGCAAACCGCCAGAATCCTCAAAATCAGTCACGTAACAGTCTGGGAGGCCGTCCAAAAACTCGCAGAAGCAGTTTACAAGCCAAAAATCCTCGCAGTCAAAAAACAGCGAAACTTCATCGCAGTTGACGAAACAGTAATAAAAATCAACGGAAAGAAAAGATTCCTCTGGGCTGCAATTGACGTTGAGAGCAAGGAAGTTTTGGCAGTCTGGATTACGACTGTTAGAAACTGGTGGGTTGCCAGGGATTTCATCCTGGTTGTTTTAAAGTCGTGTGAAGGGCAGCCTGTCTTTCTGGTTGACAGGGCTAGCTGGTATAAGTCTGCTTTTAAGAGTCTGGGGTTGGGTTATCTGCATGTGACTTTCGGGCCGAGGAACAGTGTTGAGCGCTGGTTTAGGACGTTGAAGGAAAGAACAAAGCGTTTCTGGAATAATTTCAGGAGTGAGGACTGGAGAAGGGTTCATAGGTTTGTTTTTCTGTTTGCCTTCTGGTACAATTTTGTCAGAATTCATTCTAGTTTTGGTGGTCCGCCTGGTGATTTTGCTGAGTGGCTTCAGGAGGTGATGCCCCAGTTATCCTAA
- a CDS encoding XTP/dITP diphosphatase, which produces MRLVFVTSNRGKLEEARKYLSPLGIEVVQKSISYPEIQANTLEEVVAFGVSWLRDHITGPFFIDDSGLFVEGLNGFPGVYSAYVYKTLGNEGILKLMEGVEDRRAYFKSVIGYYDGELHIFTGVVHGKIINEKRGDKGFGFDPIFVPEGYSKTFAEMEIEEKNKISHRGLALKEFAQWLKENLNPSSHHL; this is translated from the coding sequence ATGAGGCTAGTGTTTGTAACGTCTAACAGGGGAAAATTAGAGGAGGCTAGAAAGTATCTATCGCCTTTAGGTATAGAAGTCGTGCAGAAAAGCATAAGCTATCCCGAGATACAGGCAAACACTCTCGAAGAGGTTGTTGCCTTTGGAGTAAGCTGGCTAAGGGATCACATAACAGGGCCGTTTTTTATAGATGACTCGGGGCTTTTTGTTGAGGGCTTAAATGGGTTCCCCGGAGTCTATTCCGCTTACGTTTACAAAACCTTAGGAAACGAAGGGATTCTCAAGCTCATGGAAGGAGTTGAGGATAGGAGGGCATACTTCAAAAGCGTTATAGGGTATTACGACGGGGAGCTCCACATATTTACCGGCGTTGTGCATGGAAAAATAATTAACGAGAAGCGCGGCGATAAAGGGTTTGGGTTTGACCCAATATTCGTGCCGGAGGGATACAGCAAGACGTTTGCTGAAATGGAGATTGAGGAAAAAAACAAAATTTCTCACAGGGGACTAGCTCTGAAGGAGTTCGCACAATGGTTAAAAGAAAATCTTAACCCTAGTTCCCACCACCTGTGA